The following proteins come from a genomic window of Pseudomonas sp. WJP1:
- a CDS encoding HAD family hydrolase, with product MTNPIAHRQFHGLKLLLALALSLPLLVQAAEPLPSWNDGPSKKNIIEFVQAVTDQNSKDFVKPEDRIAVFDNDGTLWSEQPMYFELLFALEEVKRTAAQHPEWKTTQPFQAVLENDHQALAASGLDGMMKIFGATHTGMTTEAFDDYAKTWLSQARHPKTGKPYTEMIFQPMLEMLDYLRRQDFKTYIVSGGDTGFMRAFAEKVYGIPPEQVIGTTFVTTFEYKDGKASILRTPKLAHNDDGPGKPVSIDAVIGRRPILAFGNSDGDLQMLQWTAAGTGKRFMGLVHHTDAKREWAYDRQSQIGRLDKALDEAKTRGWTVVDMAAEWRRIYPFDAATPEQVQ from the coding sequence ATGACGAACCCGATAGCGCACCGCCAGTTCCACGGGTTAAAGCTGCTGCTGGCACTGGCCTTGAGCCTGCCATTGCTGGTGCAGGCCGCCGAACCACTGCCGTCGTGGAATGACGGTCCGTCGAAAAAGAACATCATCGAGTTCGTCCAGGCGGTGACCGATCAAAACAGCAAGGACTTCGTCAAACCCGAGGACCGTATCGCCGTGTTCGATAACGACGGCACCTTGTGGAGCGAGCAGCCGATGTATTTCGAGTTGCTGTTCGCCCTGGAAGAGGTCAAGCGCACCGCGGCGCAGCATCCGGAATGGAAGACCACCCAGCCATTCCAGGCCGTGCTGGAAAACGATCACCAGGCCCTGGCCGCCAGCGGTCTTGACGGCATGATGAAAATCTTCGGTGCCACCCACACCGGCATGACCACCGAAGCCTTCGACGATTACGCCAAGACCTGGTTGAGCCAGGCCCGCCACCCGAAAACCGGCAAGCCGTACACCGAAATGATCTTCCAGCCGATGCTGGAAATGCTCGACTACCTGCGCCGCCAGGACTTCAAGACCTACATCGTTTCTGGTGGCGACACCGGCTTCATGCGCGCCTTCGCCGAAAAGGTCTACGGCATCCCGCCCGAGCAGGTGATCGGCACCACATTCGTCACCACGTTTGAATACAAGGATGGCAAGGCGTCGATCCTGCGTACCCCGAAACTGGCCCACAACGATGACGGGCCGGGCAAGCCGGTGAGCATCGACGCCGTGATCGGGCGCCGACCGATCCTGGCATTCGGCAACTCCGACGGCGACCTGCAAATGCTGCAGTGGACTGCGGCCGGGACAGGCAAGCGTTTCATGGGGCTGGTTCATCACACCGACGCCAAGCGTGAATGGGCCTATGACCGCCAGTCGCAGATCGGCCGTCTGGACAAGGCCCTGGACGAAGCAAAAACCCGTGGCTGGACCGTTGTGGACATGGCCGCCGAGTGGCGCCGGATCTATCCGTTCGATGCCGCCACACCTGAGCAAGTGCAATAA